In the genome of Apodemus sylvaticus chromosome 2, mApoSyl1.1, whole genome shotgun sequence, one region contains:
- the Mob1a gene encoding MOB kinase activator 1A, with amino-acid sequence MSFLFSSRSSKTFKPKKNIPEGSHQYELLKHAEATLGSGNLRQAVMLPEGEDLNEWIAVNTVDFFNQINMLYGTITEFCTEASCPVMSAGPRYEYHWADGTNIKKPIKCSAPKYIDYLMTWVQDQLDDETLFPSKIGVPFPKNFMSVAKTILKRLFRVYAHIYHQHFDSVMQLQEEAHLNTSFKHFIFFVQEFNLIDRRELAPLQELIEKLGSKDR; translated from the exons CAGCAGCCGCTCTTCGAAAACATTCAAACCAAAGAAGAATATTCCTGAAGGGTCCCATCAATATGAACTCTTAAAACACGCAGAGGCAACTCTCGGAAGCGGCAATCTGAGGCAGGCTGTTATGTTGCCTGAGGGAGAGGACCTCAACGAATGGATTGCTGTCAATA CTGTGGATTTCTTCAATCAGATCAACATGTTGTATGGAACCAttacagaattctgcactgaggcAAGCTGCCCAGTCATGTCAGCAGGTCCCAG GTATGAGTACCACTGGGCAGATGGCACTAATATTAAAAAGCCAATTAAGTGTTCTGCACCAAAATATATCGACTATTTGATGACGTGGGTTCAGGACCAGCTTGACGATGAAACTCTTTTCCCTTCTAAGATTG GTGTCCCATTTCCCAAAAACTTTATGTCTGTGGCAAAGACTATTCTGAAGCGTCTGTTCCGGGTTTATGCCCATATTTACCACCAGCACTTTGACTCTGTGATGCAGCTGCAAGAGGAGGCCCACCTCAACACCTCCTTTAagcactttattttctttgttcag gagtTTAATCTGATTGATAGGCGTGAGTTGGCACCACTTCAGGAATTAATTGAGAAGCTTGGATCTAAAGACAGATAA
- the Bola3 gene encoding bolA-like protein 3 isoform X4, with amino-acid sequence MAAWGPAAAAPLLRGSRRLPLWHCAHRMFASQTEGELKVTQVLKEKFPRATVIQVTDISGGCGAMYEIKIESEEFKEKKAVQQHQMVNQALKEEIKGMHGLRIFTSVPKC; translated from the exons ATGGCGGCATGGGGCCCGGCGGCCGCAGCCCCTCTGCTGCGCGGGAGCCGCAGG CTCCCTCTGTGGCACTGTGCACACCGGATGTTTGCCTCTCAGACGGAGGGGGAGCTCAAAGTGACCCAGGTTCTCAAGGAAAAGTTTCCTCGCGCCACAGTTATTCAAGTCACAGACATCTCAG GAGGCTGCGGGGCAATGTATGAAATTAAAATTGAATCAGAAGAATTTAAAGAGAAGAAGGCTGTCCAGCAGCACCAGATGGTCAACCAG GCACTAAAAGAAGAGATCAAGGGCATGCATGGCCTTCGGATATTCACCTCTGTCCCCAAGTGCTGA
- the Bola3 gene encoding bolA-like protein 3 isoform X2 codes for MAAWGPAAAAPLLRGSRRLPLWHCAHRMFASQTEGELKVTQVLKEKFPRATVIQVTDISGTKRRDQGHAWPSDIHLCPQVLTAPRLRDCSRLRPECTSLTTIFQKNPCPPPKISFCS; via the exons ATGGCGGCATGGGGCCCGGCGGCCGCAGCCCCTCTGCTGCGCGGGAGCCGCAGG CTCCCTCTGTGGCACTGTGCACACCGGATGTTTGCCTCTCAGACGGAGGGGGAGCTCAAAGTGACCCAGGTTCTCAAGGAAAAGTTTCCTCGCGCCACAGTTATTCAAGTCACAGACATCTCAG GCACTAAAAGAAGAGATCAAGGGCATGCATGGCCTTCGGATATTCACCTCTGTCCCCAAGTGCTGACCGCACCCCGGCTACGTGACTGTTCACGCTTAAGACCTGAGTGCACTTCGCTCACAACGATATTTCAGAAAAATCCCTGCCCACCTCCAAAAATATCTTTTTGTTCatag
- the Bola3 gene encoding bolA-like protein 3 isoform X3, whose amino-acid sequence MLPRPLTLTLHSLQAGVGAQHRLPLWHCAHRMFASQTEGELKVTQVLKEKFPRATVIQVTDISGGCGAMYEIKIESEEFKEKKAVQQHQMVNQALKEEIKGMHGLRIFTSVPKC is encoded by the exons ATGCTGCCCAGGCCTCTGACCTTGACTCTCCATAGCCTGCAGGCTGGAGTAGGAGCCCAGCATAGG CTCCCTCTGTGGCACTGTGCACACCGGATGTTTGCCTCTCAGACGGAGGGGGAGCTCAAAGTGACCCAGGTTCTCAAGGAAAAGTTTCCTCGCGCCACAGTTATTCAAGTCACAGACATCTCAG GAGGCTGCGGGGCAATGTATGAAATTAAAATTGAATCAGAAGAATTTAAAGAGAAGAAGGCTGTCCAGCAGCACCAGATGGTCAACCAG GCACTAAAAGAAGAGATCAAGGGCATGCATGGCCTTCGGATATTCACCTCTGTCCCCAAGTGCTGA
- the Bola3 gene encoding bolA-like protein 3 isoform X1, with product MLPRPLTLTLHSLQAGVGAQHRLPLWHCAHRMFASQTEGELKVTQVLKEKFPRATVIQVTDISGTKRRDQGHAWPSDIHLCPQVLTAPRLRDCSRLRPECTSLTTIFQKNPCPPPKISFCS from the exons ATGCTGCCCAGGCCTCTGACCTTGACTCTCCATAGCCTGCAGGCTGGAGTAGGAGCCCAGCATAGG CTCCCTCTGTGGCACTGTGCACACCGGATGTTTGCCTCTCAGACGGAGGGGGAGCTCAAAGTGACCCAGGTTCTCAAGGAAAAGTTTCCTCGCGCCACAGTTATTCAAGTCACAGACATCTCAG GCACTAAAAGAAGAGATCAAGGGCATGCATGGCCTTCGGATATTCACCTCTGTCCCCAAGTGCTGACCGCACCCCGGCTACGTGACTGTTCACGCTTAAGACCTGAGTGCACTTCGCTCACAACGATATTTCAGAAAAATCCCTGCCCACCTCCAAAAATATCTTTTTGTTCatag